A portion of the Chlamydiales bacterium STE3 genome contains these proteins:
- a CDS encoding Ferrochelatase (Product derived from UniProtKB/Swiss-Prot:Q6MAW8;Gene name derived from UniProtKB/Swiss-Prot:Q6MAW8;EC number derived from UniProtKB/Swiss-Prot:Q6MAW8) gives MTTAILLVNLGTPKSPQPKDVYRYLIEFLNDERVIDTPWLIRQFLVRGVIVPLRYRTSAKSYQAIWTDQGSPLMVHSTKLQRDLQSHLGEKYSVGLAMRYQTPSIEETLSHLLKKTPEHLIIAPLFPQYASATTGSVHQRVMEILKKERVFPRLTFLNHFANHPSLINAYKEIAAPYPHEEYDHVLYSFHGLPKRQLIQSNCHQTCLANSVCCEQNQPQNSHCYSAQCYRMAKQLNEALAVPHGKFSVSFQSRLGRDPWLEPYTNETLLKLAKSGKKRVLVFCPSFVCDCLETIFEIAQEYNEEFMRAGGEKLQLIPGLNAHPAWVKALAEIVTNP, from the coding sequence ATGACAACAGCCATTCTCTTAGTCAACTTGGGCACTCCAAAAAGCCCTCAGCCCAAGGACGTTTACCGCTACTTAATTGAATTTCTCAATGATGAACGAGTCATCGACACTCCTTGGCTAATCAGGCAATTCCTTGTCCGTGGAGTCATCGTCCCTCTGCGTTACAGAACTTCTGCAAAATCTTACCAAGCCATCTGGACAGACCAAGGGTCACCTTTGATGGTGCATAGTACTAAGCTGCAAAGAGATTTGCAGTCACACCTCGGCGAAAAGTATTCAGTTGGTCTAGCAATGCGCTATCAAACCCCCTCGATTGAAGAAACGCTCTCTCACTTACTCAAAAAAACTCCTGAACATCTCATTATCGCACCACTTTTTCCTCAATATGCTTCTGCAACAACGGGCTCGGTCCATCAACGTGTTATGGAAATTTTGAAAAAAGAAAGAGTCTTTCCTCGACTGACATTCCTTAATCACTTTGCAAACCACCCTTCTTTAATCAACGCCTACAAAGAAATTGCAGCTCCCTATCCCCACGAAGAGTATGATCACGTGCTCTATAGTTTCCATGGGTTGCCAAAAAGACAGTTAATTCAATCCAATTGTCATCAAACCTGTCTGGCCAATTCAGTATGTTGTGAGCAAAACCAACCACAAAATAGCCACTGCTACTCTGCACAATGTTACAGAATGGCAAAACAACTCAACGAAGCTTTGGCTGTTCCCCATGGAAAATTTTCTGTTTCTTTTCAATCGAGGCTGGGAAGAGATCCTTGGCTTGAGCCCTACACTAATGAAACTCTATTAAAGTTAGCCAAATCGGGGAAAAAACGTGTTCTTGTTTTCTGTCCCTCTTTTGTCTGTGATTGCTTGGAGACAATCTTTGAAATCGCGCAAGAGTACAATGAGGAGTTTATGCGTGCTGGAGGTGAAAAGCTACAGCTAATACCAGGCCTTAACGCCCATCCAGCATGGGTAAAAGCCCTAGCAGAGATTGTTACCAATCCCTAA
- a CDS encoding Uncharacterized protein (Product derived from UniProtKB/Trembl:F8KY12): protein MERRALYNTLRMSWQLDSQLAVQPWQVENYRNLSLEELFQRLQNQRINVDRFTFVKLSENCDSPEEMTELLSQEEDQDENYDKVYLAVFELWRRLIPGKQSLSIFCDELDYQIHLYDSGQTETAEGIEDAIANLQIMLEDADGGLEAKNLFSSIANGCANDIEDFLYDYIQVQIEHQNDLYAQELIEGFSPHVQDRKWFDFLKAEILYVSDQEAAIKLLEGLVKGKKEQDLEFNFEILSFLAKIGKDKLFKSLAKQTFALLELEEDFIDFANICADFFHFSDHDEVEQVIHEYLATRKKKPAEASFDPNASDEKVFLKFLK from the coding sequence ATGGAAAGGCGAGCTTTATACAATACTTTGCGCATGAGTTGGCAGCTAGATTCGCAGTTAGCTGTGCAGCCCTGGCAGGTTGAAAACTACCGTAATCTTTCGTTGGAAGAATTATTTCAACGTTTGCAAAATCAGCGCATTAACGTCGATCGCTTTACCTTTGTAAAGCTTTCTGAAAATTGCGATTCTCCAGAAGAGATGACGGAGTTGCTTTCTCAAGAGGAAGATCAAGACGAAAACTACGATAAAGTCTACCTAGCTGTATTCGAGCTATGGCGTAGACTCATTCCTGGCAAGCAAAGCTTATCCATTTTTTGTGATGAGTTAGACTATCAAATTCATCTTTACGATTCCGGCCAAACAGAGACTGCCGAGGGCATAGAAGATGCTATCGCCAATTTACAGATCATGTTGGAAGATGCTGACGGGGGATTAGAAGCGAAAAATCTCTTTAGCTCGATTGCCAATGGCTGCGCTAACGATATTGAAGACTTTTTATACGACTACATTCAAGTACAGATTGAACATCAAAATGATTTGTACGCACAAGAACTAATTGAAGGCTTTAGCCCTCATGTTCAAGATCGGAAATGGTTTGATTTCTTAAAAGCAGAAATCCTCTATGTCTCTGATCAAGAGGCTGCCATCAAACTGCTTGAGGGGCTTGTAAAAGGCAAAAAGGAACAGGATTTAGAGTTTAATTTTGAAATTTTGTCTTTTTTAGCGAAAATTGGTAAAGACAAGCTTTTCAAAAGTCTAGCAAAGCAAACATTTGCCTTGTTAGAGTTAGAAGAAGACTTTATTGATTTTGCAAATATCTGTGCCGACTTTTTTCATTTTTCAGATCATGATGAGGTTGAACAGGTCATTCATGAGTACCTCGCAACTCGTAAAAAAAAACCTGCGGAAGCTTCCTTTGATCCTAATGCCTCAGATGAGAAAGTATTTTTAAAATTCCTTAAATAA
- a CDS encoding putative 4-amino-4-deoxychorismate lyase (Product derived from UniProtKB/Trembl:Q6MBK0;Gene name derived from UniProtKB/Trembl:Q6MBK0), with protein MRWVFLEDRTCLESEAKIPIEDRGYLFGDGVFRTLRVEEGRIAFFNEHLKQLKNDCMALQLDCPLIEESLLYHLIHLNQAYHGIWRLKLVLSAKTREKKIAPSRLLITLQPYSLPNESLKLVTYSHGIAQALAKVKSLAYLEYLLACSYAQDLLADDALLIGEGQTLLECSKANFLWHFDGTLYFVNPFLPYYQGVMQNICLKAAVKAGFKTQACQIRLQDIPQGANLFATNALRGIKPVTQVDGQVFSQNKEFEEEIHFALNSAEFD; from the coding sequence ATGAGATGGGTATTTTTAGAAGACAGAACTTGCCTAGAGAGTGAAGCTAAAATCCCCATCGAAGATCGTGGTTACCTTTTTGGAGATGGGGTTTTTCGTACACTAAGGGTAGAAGAGGGGCGGATTGCCTTTTTTAATGAACATTTGAAGCAATTAAAAAATGACTGTATGGCTTTACAGCTTGATTGCCCATTAATCGAAGAAAGTCTCCTCTACCATCTAATTCATCTCAATCAAGCTTATCATGGGATTTGGCGCTTGAAGCTTGTGCTTTCAGCTAAAACAAGAGAAAAGAAAATTGCGCCAAGCCGTTTGCTGATTACGCTTCAGCCCTATTCACTCCCGAACGAGTCCTTAAAATTGGTGACCTATTCTCACGGCATTGCCCAGGCATTAGCAAAAGTGAAGTCTCTGGCATATTTAGAATACCTTTTAGCGTGCTCGTATGCCCAGGACTTGCTTGCCGATGATGCGCTTTTAATTGGCGAAGGCCAAACCCTTTTAGAGTGCAGCAAAGCAAATTTTCTTTGGCACTTTGATGGAACTCTTTATTTTGTTAACCCATTCCTTCCCTACTATCAAGGGGTCATGCAAAATATATGTTTGAAGGCGGCAGTAAAAGCTGGTTTTAAAACGCAAGCATGCCAAATAAGGCTTCAAGATATTCCTCAAGGGGCAAATCTTTTTGCGACAAATGCTCTTCGAGGAATAAAGCCAGTTACGCAAGTGGATGGACAGGTTTTTTCTCAAAATAAAGAATTTGAAGAAGAGATACACTTTGCTCTAAATTCTGCAGAATTTGATTAG
- a CDS encoding Phosphatidate cytidylyltransferase (Product derived from UniProtKB/Trembl:F8KXJ8;Gene name derived from UniProtKB/Trembl:F8KXJ8;EC number derived from UniProtKB/Trembl:F8KXJ8), translated as MSNFQQRLILSSAFFCVLAFAIYLSVFPVFRPIFTLLVLVVIGSALWEFYQISKKKGFEPLTGISLIGSACYLYAIFLSTQYAVFAFLPQGVLLVTLFSLFLTLLIYPKSPFINLSLSLSGICYLTLPLATLIPINFVFGRFWLVYLLVGTKMTDIGGYFSGKLLGKHKLAPSISPKKTWEGSIGGFSCSLIASVLLCWFFTDIPLMYAIFLGSLLSALAQFGDLAESLLKRDGGVKDSSHLPGLGGMLDIVDSLVFTAPTLYFLLQICS; from the coding sequence ATGAGTAATTTCCAGCAGCGACTTATTCTTAGCAGTGCCTTTTTTTGTGTTCTCGCTTTTGCCATTTATCTTTCCGTTTTCCCGGTTTTTCGCCCGATTTTCACGCTGCTTGTCCTCGTTGTCATTGGATCTGCATTATGGGAATTTTACCAAATTTCTAAGAAGAAAGGATTTGAGCCCTTGACGGGTATTTCCTTAATTGGTTCTGCTTGTTACCTTTATGCGATTTTTTTGTCGACCCAATATGCAGTGTTTGCTTTTTTACCACAGGGCGTCTTGCTGGTTACTCTGTTTTCTCTTTTTTTGACACTTTTAATTTATCCTAAAAGTCCTTTTATCAATTTGTCATTAAGCCTCTCTGGTATCTGTTATCTTACGCTACCTTTAGCTACGCTTATCCCTATTAACTTTGTTTTTGGTCGCTTTTGGCTTGTTTACCTTCTTGTGGGTACCAAGATGACCGATATAGGCGGCTATTTTTCAGGCAAATTGCTCGGCAAGCATAAGTTAGCCCCATCGATTAGTCCAAAAAAGACTTGGGAAGGATCGATAGGTGGTTTTAGCTGCTCTCTGATTGCCAGTGTTTTGCTCTGCTGGTTTTTTACCGATATTCCTTTAATGTATGCCATTTTTTTGGGATCTCTTTTAAGTGCTTTAGCACAATTTGGCGATCTGGCAGAATCACTTCTTAAGCGTGATGGAGGGGTTAAGGATAGCAGCCATCTTCCTGGGCTTGGTGGCATGTTAGATATCGTTGATTCATTAGTCTTTACTGCTCCCACCCTCTATTTTCTTTTGCAAATTTGCAGCTAA
- a CDS encoding Uncharacterized protein (Product derived from UniProtKB/Trembl:D1R9N5), whose translation MSVFALADLHLSLGNPEKKMDFFGEPWTNYTKKIEKAWQNTITDNDLVLIAGDISWATHLEDAKMDLDWIHQLPGTKVLIKGNHDYWWSSLNKIQKILPPSLHLIQNNAFHWKDLTIGGARLWDTQEYNFDAEINFVENPRVNLKATTPSVEEKERIFERELQRLEISLKCLKADAKIKIAMTHYPPIATSLKASKTSILLEKYGIDICLFGHLHNVKKGVTFGKRNGINYLLTSADYLNFQPLKIL comes from the coding sequence ATGAGCGTTTTTGCCCTTGCAGACTTGCATCTTTCCCTCGGCAACCCCGAAAAAAAGATGGATTTTTTTGGTGAACCTTGGACTAATTACACGAAAAAAATAGAAAAAGCATGGCAAAACACGATCACAGACAATGATTTAGTCCTTATCGCTGGAGATATCTCTTGGGCAACACACCTAGAAGATGCCAAAATGGATCTGGACTGGATTCATCAACTGCCGGGCACGAAAGTTTTAATCAAGGGCAACCATGACTATTGGTGGTCCTCTCTGAACAAAATCCAAAAAATTCTCCCCCCTTCCCTCCATCTCATTCAAAATAATGCCTTCCATTGGAAAGATCTCACAATTGGCGGTGCAAGGCTTTGGGATACCCAAGAATATAACTTCGATGCAGAGATCAACTTTGTAGAAAATCCCAGGGTCAATTTAAAGGCAACAACCCCTTCCGTTGAAGAAAAAGAACGCATTTTCGAAAGAGAACTGCAGAGATTAGAGATAAGTTTAAAGTGTCTAAAAGCAGATGCTAAGATCAAAATCGCTATGACCCATTACCCGCCTATTGCAACCTCTTTGAAAGCGTCCAAAACTTCTATTCTACTTGAAAAATATGGAATTGACATTTGTCTATTTGGACATCTGCACAATGTCAAGAAAGGCGTGACGTTTGGCAAACGCAATGGCATTAATTATTTATTAACCTCTGCAGACTACCTCAACTTTCAACCTTTAAAAATTCTCTAA
- a CDS encoding Glucose-1-phosphate adenylyltransferase (Product derived from UniProtKB/Swiss-Prot:B2IUY3;Gene name derived from UniProtKB/Swiss-Prot:B2IUY3;EC number derived from UniProtKB/Swiss-Prot:B2IUY3): protein MITLKHSRHMTYLKSSPPKITDASFGTFQHLPADGMKNVTTVILGGGTGTRLYPLTFTRCKPAIPFGGRFKLIDVPISNALNSGCNKIYIISQFLSSTLHQHILKTYRMDTFAQGCLELLSAEQKPSKSSWFKGTADAVRQNLEYLKESPADYILILSGDQLYRMNFQEMLNYAIQKDADMVVASLPVDERCAKRMGLLKSDSNHNIIDFTEKPQDKETLEAFSVGTGEKPFLGSMGIYLFKRKALFDLLEEDSREDFGKHLIQTQVKKGNVATYIYNGYWEDIGTVDSFFHANLNLTKPKPMFDCYNEISPIYSSTTTLPGPKLFNTEVCSSIISEGAFIEAKRITDSIIGPRTVIGKDTVIEQCYFMGNETYGTRSKNNFSVGQRCVIKKAILDKQVIIGDDVHLTNANNCDFYDGDGIYIRDGIIIVTPGTTIPNGFTL, encoded by the coding sequence ATGATAACTTTAAAGCATAGTAGGCATATGACATACCTTAAGAGTTCTCCTCCAAAAATTACTGATGCATCCTTCGGGACGTTCCAGCACTTACCCGCGGATGGCATGAAAAATGTTACCACTGTTATCTTGGGAGGAGGCACAGGCACTCGCCTCTACCCTCTTACTTTCACCCGCTGCAAGCCTGCCATCCCTTTTGGAGGACGCTTCAAGCTCATCGACGTGCCCATTTCCAATGCCCTAAATTCTGGTTGTAATAAAATTTATATTATCAGTCAGTTTCTCTCTTCAACACTTCATCAGCACATTTTAAAAACTTACCGCATGGACACTTTTGCGCAAGGGTGCCTAGAGCTTCTTAGTGCTGAGCAAAAACCCTCAAAAAGCAGTTGGTTTAAAGGCACAGCGGACGCAGTAAGGCAAAACTTGGAGTATCTTAAGGAATCACCCGCTGACTACATTTTAATCCTCTCAGGGGATCAGCTTTACAGAATGAATTTTCAGGAGATGCTGAACTATGCTATCCAAAAAGATGCCGATATGGTTGTCGCTTCACTTCCGGTAGATGAGCGGTGTGCAAAACGGATGGGGCTTTTAAAAAGCGATAGCAATCACAATATCATTGACTTCACTGAAAAACCGCAAGATAAAGAAACCCTAGAGGCTTTTAGTGTTGGCACAGGAGAAAAGCCCTTTTTAGGATCTATGGGTATCTATTTGTTTAAGCGCAAAGCCCTTTTCGATTTGCTAGAAGAAGATTCAAGAGAAGATTTTGGCAAACACCTTATCCAAACCCAAGTTAAGAAAGGCAACGTAGCCACTTACATTTACAACGGCTATTGGGAAGATATAGGAACAGTTGATTCTTTTTTCCATGCAAATCTCAATCTAACCAAACCAAAGCCCATGTTTGATTGCTATAATGAGATCTCACCTATCTACTCTTCCACTACTACCTTGCCTGGCCCCAAACTATTCAACACGGAAGTCTGCAGCTCTATTATTTCTGAAGGTGCTTTCATTGAGGCAAAAAGGATAACAGATAGCATTATCGGCCCAAGAACCGTTATTGGTAAAGACACGGTCATCGAACAGTGCTATTTTATGGGAAATGAAACTTATGGGACCCGTTCCAAAAACAATTTTTCTGTTGGACAGCGTTGTGTTATTAAAAAAGCCATTTTGGACAAACAAGTCATTATCGGAGACGATGTGCATTTAACAAATGCAAATAACTGCGATTTTTATGATGGAGATGGCATTTATATCCGCGATGGCATTATTATAGTGACTCCCGGAACGACGATCCCCAACGGCTTTACTTTATGA
- a CDS encoding Elongation factor 4 (Product derived from UniProtKB/Swiss-Prot:Q6MEF3;Gene name derived from UniProtKB/Swiss-Prot:Q6MEF3;EC number derived from UniProtKB/Swiss-Prot:Q6MEF3), with translation MYDIKKIRNFSIIAHIDHGKSTIADRLLELTRTVEARDMQAQLLDDMDLERERGITIKAHPVTMIYQAQDGSTYQINLIDTPGHVDFTYEVSRSLAACEGALLVVDAGQGVQAQSLANVHLALERNLEVVPVINKIDLPTADVEGVRKQIEDVIGLDASEAVLCSAKSGIGIESILEKILTDVPPPAEPKDNILRALVFDSHYDTYRGVMVYIRVISGEITKGSLIKTMATNKNFEVLEVGVFSPKSRAVTSLKPGEVGYMIANIKVASDVKIGDTITLQKYPAKDPLPGFKNITPVVFAGIYPIDASDFEALRDALEKLQLNDSALHIEQESSLALGFGFRCGFLGLLHLEITFERLQREFDLDIISTAPSVIYKFVLNDNSVHEISNPSQFPDPASISWVEEPWIKSHIIVPSEYLGAVMNLGMEKRGSLLKTETMDARRLLLTYRFPLNEIITDFNDKLKSLTRGYGSFDYEFDGYEESDIIKLEIRVNEEPVDAFSCLVHRSKAEGRGRAICEKLKEVIPMQLFRVPIQAAIGGKIVARETIKAMTKNVTAKCYGGDISRKRKLWEKQKKGKKRMKEIGKVNIPQSAFMEVLKAGD, from the coding sequence ATGTATGATATCAAAAAAATTCGTAATTTCTCGATTATCGCTCATATTGACCATGGTAAGTCAACAATAGCCGATCGCCTTCTCGAGCTAACGCGCACCGTAGAAGCAAGGGATATGCAAGCTCAACTTTTAGATGACATGGACCTTGAAAGAGAGCGTGGCATTACCATTAAGGCGCATCCCGTCACTATGATCTATCAGGCACAGGATGGATCGACGTATCAGATCAATCTTATCGACACACCAGGACACGTCGACTTTACATATGAAGTTTCTCGGTCTCTTGCCGCGTGTGAAGGGGCTTTGCTGGTTGTCGATGCTGGACAGGGCGTGCAAGCTCAGAGTCTTGCTAATGTACATCTTGCTCTAGAGCGAAATTTAGAAGTTGTCCCCGTGATCAATAAAATTGACCTTCCAACAGCAGATGTGGAAGGGGTCAGAAAGCAAATAGAAGATGTGATTGGCCTCGATGCTTCAGAGGCAGTGTTATGTTCGGCAAAATCAGGTATTGGTATTGAGTCTATCTTAGAGAAGATTTTGACAGATGTCCCTCCTCCTGCCGAACCTAAGGATAACATTTTAAGAGCTCTTGTCTTTGATTCTCATTATGACACTTACCGCGGAGTAATGGTGTACATCCGTGTGATAAGTGGAGAGATCACAAAAGGTTCTCTTATTAAGACGATGGCAACCAATAAGAATTTTGAGGTTTTAGAAGTCGGTGTTTTTTCTCCCAAGTCAAGAGCTGTCACCTCTTTAAAACCCGGTGAAGTTGGTTACATGATCGCCAACATTAAAGTGGCATCCGATGTCAAAATTGGCGATACTATTACTTTGCAAAAATACCCCGCGAAAGACCCTCTGCCTGGTTTTAAAAACATTACTCCTGTCGTTTTTGCGGGAATTTATCCCATTGACGCTAGCGATTTTGAAGCCTTAAGAGATGCCCTGGAAAAGCTCCAGCTTAACGACTCAGCGCTTCACATCGAACAGGAAAGCAGCTTAGCATTGGGTTTTGGTTTTCGCTGTGGATTCTTAGGTCTTCTTCATTTAGAAATTACTTTTGAAAGACTTCAAAGGGAATTTGACCTCGATATCATTTCCACGGCCCCAAGTGTCATTTACAAATTTGTTTTAAATGATAATAGCGTGCATGAAATTTCGAATCCGTCACAGTTCCCTGATCCAGCTTCGATCTCTTGGGTAGAGGAACCTTGGATTAAAAGCCATATCATTGTTCCCTCGGAGTACCTTGGGGCTGTCATGAATTTAGGCATGGAAAAACGAGGCAGCTTGCTTAAGACCGAAACGATGGATGCAAGACGTTTGCTTCTGACCTACAGATTTCCCCTCAACGAAATTATTACTGACTTTAATGATAAATTAAAATCTCTTACTAGAGGCTATGGCTCTTTTGATTATGAGTTTGACGGTTATGAAGAAAGCGATATTATAAAGTTAGAAATTCGCGTGAACGAAGAGCCTGTTGATGCTTTTTCTTGCCTTGTACACAGAAGTAAAGCAGAGGGCCGTGGGCGTGCTATTTGCGAGAAGCTCAAGGAAGTGATCCCTATGCAGCTTTTCCGAGTGCCCATTCAAGCAGCGATTGGGGGCAAGATTGTTGCTCGTGAAACGATAAAAGCGATGACAAAAAATGTTACAGCAAAATGCTACGGCGGTGACATTTCTCGAAAAAGAAAGCTTTGGGAAAAACAGAAGAAAGGAAAAAAACGCATGAAGGAGATTGGTAAAGTCAATATTCCTCAAAGCGCATTCATGGAAGTTCTTAAGGCAGGAGATTAA
- a CDS encoding Nucleoside triphosphate pyrophosphohydrolase (Product derived from UniProtKB/Swiss-Prot:P44723;Gene name derived from UniProtKB/Swiss-Prot:P44723;EC number derived from UniProtKB/Swiss-Prot:P44723), whose amino-acid sequence MNHLVLLRSLNFFMQDFNSFLQWENEPSFLSIIKEFFMENLKKLLQIVHTLLAPGGCPWDRAQTLASMRSSLLEESCELIEAIDLEEKDKIQEELGDIIFMAIFLGLLAEKEQICTLHEAVETINKKLIRRHPHVFSNGEALPSATAVKDQWDRIKQTEKQQKSLLDRIPKGLPALARANEILQAMKKKKYPFFVESKESVSEMEIGMALLAISKKAHSSDIEPEQALRKVLSLEEKKFREWEENLGIGNNLC is encoded by the coding sequence ATGAATCACCTCGTTTTGTTAAGATCCTTAAACTTCTTTATGCAGGATTTTAATTCTTTCTTGCAATGGGAGAATGAGCCATCATTTCTATCTATAATTAAGGAGTTTTTTATGGAAAATTTAAAAAAGCTGTTGCAAATCGTGCATACTTTGCTGGCCCCGGGGGGATGTCCCTGGGATCGCGCTCAAACTTTGGCATCGATGCGTTCTTCTTTATTGGAGGAAAGTTGCGAGTTAATAGAAGCGATCGATTTAGAGGAAAAGGATAAGATACAAGAGGAGCTTGGAGATATCATTTTCATGGCGATTTTTTTGGGGCTTTTAGCAGAGAAAGAACAGATCTGCACATTGCATGAAGCTGTAGAGACAATCAATAAAAAGCTGATTAGAAGACACCCTCATGTGTTTAGCAATGGAGAGGCTTTGCCCTCTGCTACCGCTGTTAAAGATCAGTGGGATCGTATTAAACAGACCGAAAAACAGCAAAAGAGCCTACTAGATCGCATCCCGAAGGGGTTGCCGGCCTTAGCAAGAGCTAATGAAATTTTGCAGGCGATGAAAAAAAAGAAGTATCCTTTTTTTGTAGAAAGCAAAGAGAGTGTTTCGGAGATGGAAATCGGCATGGCGCTTTTAGCAATCTCTAAAAAAGCTCATAGCTCTGATATTGAGCCAGAGCAGGCACTACGGAAAGTCCTTTCCTTAGAAGAAAAAAAATTTCGTGAGTGGGAGGAAAATTTAGGGATTGGTAACAATCTCTGCTAG
- a CDS encoding Cytidylate kinase (Product derived from UniProtKB/Swiss-Prot:Q6MEF6;Gene name derived from UniProtKB/Swiss-Prot:Q6MEF6;EC number derived from UniProtKB/Swiss-Prot:Q6MEF6), whose amino-acid sequence MIITIDGPVATGKSTIAKRLATSIGYIYFDTGAVYRAFTYGVIKNHVQIDQGRALEQYIEKFDFDIRVRHGDKRYFLENEDITDQIRQDQVTLLVSKVSAHPRVREHLLKYQRDLAKGVNAVFEGRDMGTVVFPDAYIKVFLSGSPDVRARRRYDELTTKYPEQSKGLTVEKVLEDLNARDAFDSNREISPLKKAADAFEIDTSNLSIDEIVYKILEYKDTRKTYCKSNSEKPS is encoded by the coding sequence ATGATCATAACAATTGATGGCCCTGTAGCTACGGGCAAAAGTACAATCGCTAAACGTCTTGCTACTTCCATTGGCTATATTTATTTTGATACTGGAGCGGTATATCGCGCGTTTACCTATGGGGTCATCAAAAACCATGTGCAAATTGATCAAGGACGTGCTTTAGAGCAATACATCGAGAAATTTGATTTTGATATCCGAGTAAGGCATGGCGATAAGCGCTATTTTTTGGAAAATGAAGACATCACGGATCAGATTAGGCAAGATCAAGTGACCCTCCTTGTCTCTAAGGTTTCTGCTCATCCCCGGGTACGAGAGCATCTACTAAAGTACCAAAGAGATTTAGCAAAAGGGGTAAATGCCGTTTTTGAAGGTCGTGATATGGGAACTGTTGTTTTCCCTGATGCCTATATTAAAGTTTTTCTTTCTGGAAGTCCTGATGTGCGTGCACGTCGCCGTTACGACGAGTTAACGACGAAGTATCCTGAACAATCCAAAGGCCTGACTGTTGAAAAAGTTTTAGAAGATCTTAATGCCCGTGACGCATTTGACTCCAATCGCGAGATTTCTCCTTTAAAAAAAGCAGCGGATGCTTTTGAAATTGACACTTCAAATCTTTCTATCGACGAGATTGTCTATAAAATTTTAGAATATAAGGACACCCGGAAAACGTATTGTAAATCTAATTCTGAGAAGCCTTCTTAA
- a CDS encoding Isoprenyl transferase (Product derived from UniProtKB/Swiss-Prot:O84456;Gene name derived from UniProtKB/Swiss-Prot:O84456;EC number derived from UniProtKB/Swiss-Prot:O84456) has protein sequence MTISLDLEEEKALHYYTPEELSSLYKYKLPSHIAFILDGNRRWAKKTSCGVTEGHRRGADTLMEIIKAAKELGIKVLTLYVFSTENWQRPQNEIQALMWLFESYIRSQTAEMVNTGMLFDTIGDLSKLPLGVNNAIQEAKKATQDCSDIKVVFAMNYGARDEMRRAIQQMFKDYSSQGLPLEEITEERISAYLDTKAYPDPDLVIRTGGEKRISNFLLWQSSYAELYITDVFWPDFTPQHLLKAISSYQLRERRLGQ, from the coding sequence ATGACAATATCTTTAGATCTAGAAGAAGAAAAAGCACTGCATTATTACACTCCTGAAGAATTATCTTCTTTATACAAATATAAGCTTCCTTCTCATATTGCTTTTATTTTGGATGGCAATCGGCGCTGGGCGAAAAAAACCTCTTGTGGAGTAACTGAGGGTCACAGAAGAGGAGCAGACACTTTGATGGAAATTATCAAAGCTGCTAAGGAATTAGGAATCAAAGTTTTAACTCTCTATGTCTTTTCTACTGAAAACTGGCAAAGACCGCAAAACGAAATTCAAGCATTAATGTGGCTTTTCGAATCTTACATTCGCTCCCAAACTGCTGAAATGGTGAATACTGGCATGCTTTTTGATACAATTGGTGACCTTTCCAAGCTTCCATTAGGAGTGAACAATGCAATTCAGGAAGCCAAAAAAGCTACGCAGGATTGTTCTGATATTAAGGTTGTTTTTGCCATGAATTATGGAGCAAGAGATGAAATGCGTCGTGCCATTCAGCAAATGTTTAAAGATTACTCCTCTCAAGGTTTACCTTTAGAAGAGATAACTGAGGAGAGGATCTCAGCTTATCTTGATACGAAAGCCTATCCGGACCCAGACCTTGTTATTCGTACGGGCGGCGAAAAGCGTATCAGCAATTTTTTGTTGTGGCAATCTTCTTATGCAGAGCTGTATATTACAGATGTATTTTGGCCTGATTTCACTCCTCAGCATCTTTTAAAAGCCATAAGCAGCTATCAATTGCGTGAACGTCGATTAGGCCAGTGA